A window of the Schlesneria paludicola DSM 18645 genome harbors these coding sequences:
- a CDS encoding glycosyltransferase family protein, with the protein MAKIFYSMAGEGRGHAVRVLALVEQLRHQHELVLFAPGDAYDFLVRQYGDGRFANVKLIRVLGLNFHYTGGRLDLFKSTAGALTFAMRELPTLVQAMCRQIELERPDLAIADFEPILPRAAKLTGLPWMSLDHQHVLLAYDLGKLPLVLRRYAWWMSWAVRWFYGWDNAVPVVSSFYSPPLKRGFEHVRQVGPMLRSEIVSAISTTGDYLLSYLRPNTPPSVIDALARCGWPIRIYGLGSLPPRGGLTYHAIDEQKFVHDLTHCHAIVSAAGNQLLGEALHLGKPFFALPEGMHHEQQINACFLKQMGAGDWTVIESFRSERLTQFLSQLDDYRRNLTPLIGQLNGTPDALSAIENCLSKRRTLDLAVSA; encoded by the coding sequence GTGGCAAAGATCTTCTACAGCATGGCCGGCGAGGGGCGTGGGCATGCCGTCCGTGTCCTGGCACTTGTCGAGCAACTGCGTCATCAGCACGAATTGGTGCTGTTCGCTCCTGGTGATGCGTACGATTTTCTCGTTCGCCAGTATGGTGACGGGCGATTTGCGAACGTGAAGCTGATTCGCGTGCTGGGGCTCAATTTTCACTACACCGGTGGAAGGCTCGATCTGTTCAAATCGACCGCCGGCGCATTGACGTTCGCCATGCGTGAACTGCCAACACTCGTCCAGGCGATGTGTCGCCAAATCGAATTGGAGCGGCCCGATCTGGCGATCGCCGACTTCGAGCCGATCTTGCCGCGCGCGGCGAAGCTGACCGGACTGCCTTGGATGAGCCTCGATCATCAGCATGTGTTGCTGGCCTACGATCTTGGAAAGCTTCCACTCGTTCTCCGCCGCTATGCATGGTGGATGAGCTGGGCGGTGAGATGGTTTTACGGCTGGGACAATGCGGTACCGGTCGTGTCGTCATTTTACTCGCCTCCGCTCAAACGTGGCTTTGAGCATGTCCGACAAGTCGGTCCGATGCTGCGGAGTGAGATTGTTTCGGCGATATCTACGACGGGCGACTATCTCTTGTCCTATCTGCGCCCCAATACCCCGCCGAGCGTGATTGATGCTCTGGCACGTTGCGGTTGGCCGATTCGCATTTATGGGCTTGGTTCATTGCCGCCGCGCGGTGGACTGACATATCACGCCATTGACGAGCAAAAGTTCGTCCATGACCTGACCCACTGTCACGCCATCGTCAGCGCCGCTGGAAATCAATTGCTGGGTGAAGCACTGCACTTAGGGAAGCCGTTCTTCGCGCTGCCTGAGGGAATGCACCACGAACAGCAGATCAACGCCTGTTTCTTGAAACAGATGGGGGCAGGTGACTGGACGGTCATTGAGTCCTTCCGGTCAGAACGGCTGACGCAGTTTTTGAGTCAACTGGATGACTACCGCCGCAATCTGACACCGCTCATCGGACAGCTGAACGGCACACCCGACGCACTTTCCGCGATTGAAAATTGTCTATCGAAACGTCGAACTCTCGATCTGGCTGTCTCGGCGTGA
- a CDS encoding OsmC family protein yields the protein MNSVQLRELQAPLKNQFKDNPASALQTLRAVGTLGPDVTCELIFSVPPQTAGLHPCAGGDGTKACSAEMLLHALVGCAAVTLGAVATAMEIPIRGGQVVAEGDVDFRGTLGISRDVPVGFQEIRLAFQLDTDAAPEKVEKLIELAERYCVVYQTLKNSPRVISRSERVTHEA from the coding sequence ATGAACAGCGTTCAGCTTCGCGAACTTCAAGCCCCCTTGAAGAACCAATTCAAAGACAATCCTGCGTCCGCCCTGCAGACATTGCGTGCCGTCGGCACCTTGGGGCCGGATGTGACCTGCGAGTTGATCTTCTCGGTCCCTCCGCAGACAGCGGGACTGCATCCCTGCGCCGGAGGCGATGGAACCAAGGCTTGCTCTGCCGAAATGCTGCTGCATGCGCTTGTCGGATGTGCGGCGGTCACGCTGGGTGCCGTGGCAACGGCCATGGAGATCCCGATACGAGGCGGCCAAGTTGTCGCAGAAGGTGACGTCGATTTTCGCGGCACTCTGGGGATCAGTCGAGACGTCCCTGTCGGCTTCCAAGAGATTCGCCTGGCGTTTCAACTCGATACGGACGCCGCGCCAGAAAAGGTGGAAAAGCTGATCGAACTTGCAGAGCGTTACTGCGTTGTCTACCAAACGTTGAAGAACTCACCACGGGTCATCAGTCGGTCTGAGCGGGTCACCCACGAGGCCTAA
- the ilvB gene encoding biosynthetic-type acetolactate synthase large subunit, whose amino-acid sequence MSTITSQPVSTTTRTLTGADVFVECLIRHGTNVIFAYPGGCSMPLHQSLTHRSADIRTILPRHEQGGAFAAQGVSRTTDLVGVCMGTSGPGATNLVTAIADAKMDSIPMVAISAQVPTHLIGSDAFQETPMVEICRAITKHHYLVTKTEDIPRIIKEAFYIARTGRPGPVLIDVPKDVQLNEVTWEVDYDPEMNLPGYHPEVRRPHPNQIRAILKMIRESKKPIFYAGGGIIQANASEEFTKFARKTGIPVATTVMGIGCFPGDDDQSLHMLGMHGTVYSNYAINDADLLLAFGVRFDDRVTGKLSEFAKHGKIVHVDIDPSELHKNKRADIAVVANIKEVLQGLNAMIADDDVPQIDAWWETLRGWKKQYPLQVKDSGDFIIPQYAIEELWRQTKQRDTYITVGVGQHQMWAAQFYKFDRPRRWLSSSGLGTMGFGLPAAMGVQAAHPESLVVDIDGDGCMLMNVQELATLKCENLPVKTLLLNNQHLGMVMQWEDRFLEGSRAHTYLGPVDHPEAVGAGAGGHYEETYPNFVQIAKGFGLEAAQVRSKREFPAALKKMLEHDGPYLLDVICPYQEHVLPMIPGGKTVKDIIIE is encoded by the coding sequence GTGTCGACCATCACCAGCCAGCCCGTTTCTACCACCACGCGAACGCTGACCGGGGCCGACGTATTCGTAGAATGCCTCATTCGTCATGGAACGAATGTCATTTTCGCTTACCCCGGCGGTTGCAGCATGCCGTTGCACCAGTCGCTAACTCATCGCAGTGCGGATATTCGCACGATCCTGCCACGACATGAACAAGGTGGCGCCTTTGCCGCTCAAGGAGTCTCGAGAACGACCGATTTGGTCGGTGTGTGCATGGGGACCAGCGGTCCTGGTGCGACGAATCTCGTGACGGCCATTGCCGATGCCAAGATGGACAGCATTCCGATGGTGGCGATCTCGGCTCAGGTGCCCACGCATCTGATCGGCAGCGATGCGTTCCAGGAAACGCCGATGGTGGAAATCTGTCGCGCGATCACCAAGCACCATTATCTGGTGACCAAGACCGAAGATATTCCCCGTATTATCAAAGAAGCGTTTTATATCGCTCGTACCGGTCGTCCTGGTCCCGTGTTGATTGACGTTCCAAAGGACGTTCAGTTGAACGAAGTGACTTGGGAAGTCGACTACGATCCCGAGATGAATCTTCCCGGCTATCACCCGGAAGTGCGCCGTCCGCATCCGAACCAGATTCGCGCAATCCTGAAAATGATTCGCGAATCGAAGAAGCCGATTTTCTATGCCGGCGGCGGAATCATCCAAGCGAACGCTTCGGAAGAGTTCACCAAGTTCGCACGTAAGACAGGGATTCCCGTCGCGACAACCGTGATGGGCATTGGCTGCTTCCCCGGCGATGACGATCAATCGTTGCACATGTTGGGGATGCACGGGACGGTCTATTCGAACTACGCGATCAATGACGCTGATTTGCTGTTGGCGTTCGGCGTTCGCTTCGACGATCGCGTCACCGGCAAGCTCAGCGAGTTCGCCAAGCACGGCAAGATTGTGCACGTTGATATCGATCCGTCCGAACTCCATAAGAACAAACGCGCCGATATCGCGGTTGTCGCGAATATCAAAGAAGTGCTGCAAGGTTTGAACGCCATGATCGCGGACGACGATGTGCCGCAGATCGACGCCTGGTGGGAGACCCTGCGAGGCTGGAAGAAGCAGTATCCGCTGCAGGTCAAAGACAGCGGCGATTTCATCATTCCGCAGTACGCGATCGAAGAGCTTTGGCGACAAACCAAGCAACGTGATACCTACATCACCGTCGGTGTGGGCCAGCATCAGATGTGGGCCGCACAATTTTACAAGTTTGATCGACCACGTCGCTGGCTCAGTAGTTCCGGATTGGGAACGATGGGCTTCGGACTGCCCGCGGCGATGGGTGTGCAAGCCGCGCATCCGGAATCACTGGTGGTTGATATCGACGGCGACGGTTGCATGCTGATGAATGTGCAGGAACTTGCCACATTGAAGTGCGAGAATCTGCCCGTGAAGACGCTGCTGCTGAACAATCAGCACCTCGGGATGGTGATGCAGTGGGAAGATCGGTTCCTCGAAGGAAGCCGCGCTCATACCTACCTCGGTCCCGTCGATCATCCAGAAGCGGTCGGTGCGGGGGCTGGCGGTCACTATGAAGAGACCTATCCCAACTTCGTCCAGATTGCCAAGGGGTTCGGGCTTGAGGCGGCTCAGGTTCGCAGCAAGCGAGAGTTCCCTGCTGCTCTCAAGAAAATGCTGGAACATGACGGCCCGTATCTGCTCGACGTGATCTGTCCTTACCAGGAACACGTTCTGCCGATGATTCCCGGTGGTAAGACGGTGAAAGATATCATCATCGAATAG
- a CDS encoding DUF1501 domain-containing protein, whose amino-acid sequence MNTPSLLASTALSRRHCLKWGGLLAGTSTWPAAGLAAEANVRRPARACILVYLLGGPPHLDMFDLKPEAPVEVRGPFSPISTSVPDLQICEHLPKLAARAHRFALLRAVSHPNAHHTPMIYYTLTGRHVDQPEIDNDISPPRRTDFPNIGSIIAKRKPAPSGLPGCLAVPELGIRSNEDNIRAADPLRGGRGGFLGQAYDPFILNGDPRMAKSLPEVVLPEDVDRLRFDRRLALLSTINSRHPAGSRSSPFDLLQSTAVRLTGSPTDERLYSVDREPDRVRDRYGRHRFGQSLLLARRFVEAGVPFVSIYFNHMTRCDGWDTHGKNFEGCEQELLPIVDQGLSGLMDDLTERGLFDDVLVACYGEFGRTPKINKDAGRDHWGHCSSTWLCGGGIRGGAVFGESDALAAYPKANKVDPIDVHATLFHRLGLDPGTEIVDALSRPHAISQGRVIDAIL is encoded by the coding sequence ATGAACACGCCTTCCTTACTCGCCTCAACCGCCCTGTCGCGTCGCCATTGCCTGAAATGGGGTGGGTTGCTGGCGGGCACGTCAACATGGCCTGCGGCGGGACTGGCGGCGGAGGCGAATGTGCGACGTCCTGCGAGAGCCTGCATTCTGGTCTATTTGCTGGGTGGTCCGCCTCATTTGGACATGTTTGACCTGAAACCGGAAGCGCCGGTGGAAGTCCGCGGACCGTTTTCGCCCATTTCGACCAGTGTGCCCGATTTGCAGATCTGCGAGCACCTGCCGAAGCTTGCAGCGCGCGCTCACCGATTCGCATTATTGCGTGCGGTAAGCCATCCCAACGCTCATCACACACCGATGATCTACTACACACTGACGGGACGACATGTCGATCAGCCAGAAATCGACAACGACATCAGCCCACCGCGGCGAACGGACTTCCCGAACATCGGATCGATCATCGCGAAGCGGAAGCCCGCACCCAGCGGCCTGCCAGGTTGTCTGGCGGTGCCCGAGCTCGGAATTCGCTCGAATGAGGACAACATTCGAGCGGCCGATCCTCTGCGAGGTGGACGAGGGGGATTCCTGGGACAGGCCTATGACCCGTTCATCCTGAACGGCGATCCGCGAATGGCCAAATCACTACCCGAAGTCGTGTTGCCAGAGGACGTCGATCGATTGCGATTCGACCGACGACTGGCACTCCTTTCGACCATCAATTCCCGTCATCCGGCCGGCAGCAGATCGAGTCCGTTCGATTTGCTTCAAAGCACCGCGGTTCGACTGACGGGATCGCCCACGGACGAACGTCTGTATTCCGTCGACCGCGAACCGGACCGTGTCCGAGACCGCTACGGCCGACATCGTTTTGGCCAGAGTCTGTTACTGGCCCGACGATTCGTCGAGGCTGGAGTTCCATTTGTCAGCATCTACTTCAATCACATGACACGTTGCGATGGGTGGGACACGCACGGCAAGAATTTCGAAGGCTGCGAACAGGAGCTGCTGCCGATCGTCGATCAAGGCCTGTCGGGACTCATGGACGATTTGACGGAACGAGGCCTGTTCGACGACGTCCTCGTCGCGTGCTACGGTGAATTCGGGCGCACGCCGAAGATCAACAAAGACGCTGGCCGCGATCATTGGGGGCACTGCTCATCGACCTGGTTGTGCGGCGGCGGGATTCGCGGCGGCGCCGTCTTCGGTGAATCGGATGCACTGGCCGCCTATCCGAAGGCCAACAAGGTTGATCCGATCGATGTTCACGCGACCCTGTTTCATCGGCTGGGACTCGACCCGGGCACGGAAATCGTCGACGCATTGTCTCGACCTCACGCCATCAGCCAGGGCCGAGTCATTGATGCGATTCTTTAG